The proteins below are encoded in one region of Segatella copri:
- the secG gene encoding preprotein translocase subunit SecG, whose amino-acid sequence MAYTLLVVLIVLVAILMIFIVLIQESKGGGLASNFSSTNSIMGVRKTTDIVEKLTWGLAAALVVISVACAYVAPQAAGESSVLEGATQEQTALPAMPGASKDAAAGAQKAVPAAGADAQKAAPVVPTSPAK is encoded by the coding sequence ATGGCTTACACATTATTAGTAGTATTAATCGTCCTGGTAGCTATCCTGATGATTTTCATCGTGCTCATCCAGGAATCAAAGGGAGGTGGACTTGCAAGTAACTTCTCTTCAACCAACTCAATCATGGGTGTTCGCAAGACCACTGACATTGTTGAGAAATTAACATGGGGCCTCGCTGCAGCCTTGGTTGTCATCAGCGTGGCATGTGCTTATGTAGCCCCTCAGGCAGCTGGCGAAAGCAGTGTTTTGGAGGGAGCCACTCAGGAGCAGACCGCTCTTCCTGCTATGCCAGGTGCTAGCAAGGATGCAGCAGCAGGTGCTCAGAAGGCTGTTCCTGCAGCTGGTGCAGATGCCCAGAAGGCAGCTCCAGTTGTTCCAACAAGCCCTGCAAAATAA
- a CDS encoding tetratricopeptide repeat protein: MELSRLIQHPEEMNRETLYDLRALLALYPYYQTARLLMLKNLYLLHDPSFDEELRRAAIYITDRKIIFEMVEAAHYQIKNAPEEAESNKQQGVRGIGAEKHGDRTSDLIDHFLGSIPMEEDEEEKKEKRKPTPADAAVDYVAYLMETEDQQEPEDTSRTMSLIDDFMEDGGFKLPKIQQDEDYKPEFTPELQTDSGKDGEEENSGVFTETLARIYIKQGKYKRAYEIISRLHQQHPDKNGYYVDQLRFLEKLILNSKKK, from the coding sequence GTGGAATTAAGCAGATTGATACAACACCCAGAGGAAATGAACCGAGAGACGCTCTACGACTTGCGCGCCCTCTTGGCCTTATATCCGTATTATCAGACGGCACGCCTACTGATGTTGAAGAATCTGTACCTGCTCCACGACCCGAGTTTCGACGAAGAACTGCGCCGTGCAGCCATCTACATCACCGACCGTAAGATTATCTTCGAGATGGTAGAGGCAGCCCACTATCAGATAAAAAACGCCCCTGAAGAGGCTGAATCCAACAAGCAGCAAGGCGTAAGAGGAATAGGAGCAGAAAAACATGGGGACCGTACTAGTGACCTCATCGACCACTTCCTGGGATCCATTCCTATGGAAGAAGACGAAGAAGAGAAGAAGGAGAAACGTAAGCCTACACCTGCTGACGCGGCTGTAGACTATGTGGCTTATCTCATGGAGACCGAAGACCAGCAGGAGCCAGAAGATACTTCGCGCACCATGAGTCTCATCGACGACTTTATGGAGGATGGCGGTTTCAAACTGCCTAAAATCCAGCAGGACGAAGATTACAAACCAGAATTTACTCCCGAACTTCAGACCGATTCCGGCAAGGATGGCGAAGAGGAAAACAGCGGTGTATTCACCGAAACCCTCGCCCGCATCTACATCAAGCAGGGCAAGTATAAGAGGGCTTACGAAATCATCAGCCGCCTGCATCAGCAGCATCCTGACAAGAACGGATATTATGTTGACCAGCTCAGATTCCTTGAGAAACTGATACTGAACAGCAAGAAGAAATAA
- a CDS encoding LptE family protein, which yields MKHIRAYLYIIGVTLMVAVMAACSVSYKFNGASIDYTKTKTIQIADFPIRSSYVWGPMGPMFNNELKDKFASNTQLIQVSRNGDLKIEGEITQYSQRNKSVSSEGYSAQTELSITVNVRFTNTKNHAEDFEKQFTSAKTYDTTQSLASVQEELVTQIIKDLVDQIFNATVANW from the coding sequence ATGAAGCATATACGCGCGTACCTATATATAATAGGAGTCACACTGATGGTGGCGGTCATGGCAGCATGCTCCGTGAGCTACAAGTTCAACGGTGCCAGCATCGACTACACCAAAACCAAGACCATACAGATAGCCGACTTCCCTATCAGAAGTTCGTATGTGTGGGGTCCGATGGGTCCGATGTTCAACAACGAACTCAAGGATAAGTTTGCCAGCAACACCCAGCTCATACAGGTGTCACGCAACGGAGACCTGAAGATAGAGGGCGAAATCACCCAATATTCTCAGCGCAACAAGTCGGTTAGTTCTGAGGGATACTCAGCACAGACCGAGCTCAGTATCACCGTAAACGTACGTTTCACCAACACCAAGAACCATGCCGAGGACTTTGAAAAGCAGTTTACATCTGCCAAGACCTACGACACCACTCAGAGCCTTGCCTCGGTGCAGGAAGAACTGGTAACCCAGATTATCAAAGATCTGGTAGACCAGATATTCAACGCTACGGTAGCTAACTGGTAA
- a CDS encoding sigma-54 interaction domain-containing protein — translation MDTSELQKIKQRYNIVGNSDGLNHALDVALQVAPTDLSVLIIGESGVGKEIIPRVIHDNSPRRREKYFAINCGSIPEGTIDSELFGHEKGSFTGAIGESEGYFGIANKGTIFLDEVGELPIQTQARLLRVLETGEYIRVGGTEIRKTDVRIVAATNVNMRKAVSEGRFREDLYYRLNTIPIQMPALRERGDDILLLFRLFAMQMAEKYRLPKISLSDEAKQIMLKYKWPGNVRQLKNITEQMSVLSREREIDAQTLTQFIPRDEESTQLATIQKDGKDDHSYASERELLYKILYELRGNVSDLRREMNSLRKQLDEARQLGGTGGYVSPVQPNTQVAPVSSVSPVSSVSPVPSVPSVPSVSPVSSVPPITDLDELQHIRQEIATGGIRGTYKPEAEDAEIEEIKEENENLNLSDLSKQMIEKALERNNGNRKKAAEELGISDRTLYRKINKYKL, via the coding sequence ATGGATACTTCCGAACTACAAAAGATAAAACAACGCTACAATATCGTCGGTAACAGCGACGGATTGAACCATGCGCTCGACGTAGCCCTACAGGTAGCGCCGACCGATCTCTCCGTGCTCATCATCGGCGAGAGCGGTGTGGGTAAGGAAATCATTCCAAGGGTGATTCACGACAATTCGCCACGCCGCAGAGAGAAATATTTCGCCATCAACTGTGGAAGCATTCCGGAGGGAACCATTGACAGCGAACTCTTCGGACATGAGAAGGGTTCCTTCACTGGAGCCATAGGCGAAAGCGAAGGATACTTCGGTATTGCCAACAAGGGTACCATCTTCCTCGACGAGGTGGGCGAACTCCCGATACAGACGCAGGCAAGACTGCTGCGCGTGCTCGAAACGGGAGAATACATCCGCGTGGGTGGAACTGAGATAAGGAAAACGGATGTCCGCATCGTGGCAGCCACCAACGTAAACATGCGCAAGGCTGTGAGCGAAGGCCGCTTTCGCGAGGACCTCTACTACCGCCTCAACACCATCCCGATACAGATGCCTGCATTGAGAGAGCGTGGCGACGACATTCTCCTGCTCTTCCGCCTCTTCGCCATGCAGATGGCCGAAAAATACCGTCTGCCTAAGATTTCACTCTCAGATGAGGCCAAGCAGATCATGCTGAAATACAAGTGGCCGGGAAATGTGAGACAGCTCAAGAACATTACCGAACAGATGTCAGTGCTGAGCCGAGAAAGAGAAATCGATGCACAGACCCTCACCCAGTTTATTCCGAGAGATGAGGAGTCTACACAGCTCGCCACCATACAGAAGGATGGCAAGGACGACCATAGCTACGCCAGCGAGCGCGAACTGCTATACAAGATTCTCTACGAACTGAGGGGCAACGTGAGCGACCTGAGACGAGAGATGAACAGCCTGCGCAAGCAACTCGATGAGGCACGCCAGTTGGGCGGTACAGGCGGATATGTTTCTCCGGTTCAACCGAATACCCAGGTAGCTCCAGTATCATCCGTATCTCCGGTTTCATCGGTTTCTCCGGTTCCGTCCGTACCATCCGTTCCATCGGTTTCTCCGGTATCTTCCGTACCTCCGATTACCGATCTCGACGAGCTACAACACATCCGTCAGGAAATAGCTACAGGAGGCATTAGGGGCACTTACAAACCCGAAGCCGAGGATGCTGAAATTGAGGAGATCAAGGAAGAAAACGAGAATCTGAACCTCAGCGACCTTAGCAAGCAGATGATAGAAAAGGCATTGGAGAGAAACAACGGAAACCGCAAGAAAGCGGCAGAAGAACTGGGAATCTCCGACAGAACTCTGTACAGAAAGATTAACAAATATAAGTTATGA
- a CDS encoding PdxA family dehydrogenase: MDSKKIRVAITHGDTNGIGYELIFKAFSEPEMLEYCTPIIYGSPKVAAYYRKAMNLPAQFSIIQKAEDAEDGRINLLPAVDEEVKVDMGMPTQESGTAAIKALDRAMTDYRDELFDVLVTAPVNNQNAQFEGFQFKGHKEYIETCLGEGAKGLSILCGGDLRIASVTGKTPLKDVPAAITQELIIEKVKQMHTSLKRDFMITNPRIAVLALNPSNNGEESCGPEEASIIIPAIDQLAEQKIQAFGPYPADEFFGNGHFVEFDGIMAMYHDQATTPFHSLYTEDGVLFTAGLPLVHTAANTTPSYSITGCNEADALSFRHAIYLALDAFCNREDYDEAYENPLPKLYHEKRDESEKVRFSIPKKKG, from the coding sequence ATGGACAGCAAAAAGATTAGAGTGGCCATCACTCACGGAGATACCAACGGTATCGGATACGAACTCATTTTTAAGGCATTCAGTGAGCCAGAGATGTTGGAGTATTGTACCCCTATCATCTACGGTTCGCCTAAAGTGGCAGCTTATTACCGCAAGGCGATGAATCTGCCTGCCCAGTTCTCCATCATCCAGAAAGCAGAAGATGCTGAAGACGGAAGAATCAACCTCCTGCCAGCCGTAGACGAGGAGGTAAAGGTTGACATGGGCATGCCTACTCAGGAATCGGGTACGGCAGCCATCAAGGCACTTGACCGAGCCATGACCGACTACCGCGACGAGCTCTTCGACGTGCTCGTTACCGCACCGGTAAACAACCAGAACGCACAATTTGAGGGCTTCCAGTTCAAGGGCCACAAGGAATACATTGAAACTTGCCTGGGCGAAGGTGCCAAGGGCCTTTCCATCCTCTGCGGCGGCGACCTTCGCATCGCATCCGTAACCGGAAAGACTCCGCTCAAGGACGTGCCGGCAGCTATCACCCAGGAACTCATCATCGAGAAGGTGAAGCAGATGCACACATCACTGAAGCGAGACTTCATGATTACCAATCCGCGCATCGCCGTGCTCGCCCTGAATCCTAGCAACAACGGTGAGGAGAGCTGCGGACCAGAGGAAGCCAGCATCATCATCCCAGCCATTGACCAGCTTGCCGAGCAGAAAATACAAGCTTTTGGTCCTTACCCTGCTGACGAGTTCTTCGGCAACGGTCATTTCGTAGAGTTCGACGGCATCATGGCCATGTATCATGATCAGGCTACTACCCCGTTCCATTCTCTCTACACCGAGGATGGCGTACTCTTTACTGCCGGTCTGCCACTCGTGCACACCGCCGCCAACACCACTCCTAGCTACAGCATCACGGGCTGCAACGAAGCCGATGCACTCTCCTTCCGCCACGCCATCTACTTGGCGCTGGATGCCTTCTGCAACCGCGAAGACTATGATGAGGCCTACGAGAATCCACTGCCTAAACTCTACCACGAGAAGCGTGACGAGAGCGAGAAGGTAAGATTCTCCATCCCTAAGAAAAAGGGATAA
- a CDS encoding DUF4837 family protein — protein MVRESLKILLAGCLLFLFLASCSPGRGRNRKLPKSTGQPYEVVLEGDTDSIVTKILTEEVPALPQPEPLCRLIQVKKGKIHGSYLLVRTRIVVNIPAAEFSVRLSRNENASPQTVIRISARSLQQLREKLNPEKLRQLVDETELEHLASIISTNPSKQNREMQQLVKKNFGISMNIPAEMQASKKAKNFIWISNNASSGMKNLILMKVKREERRGKANSDAFPAQEKQQIDSMLRTNMPGETDSMYMIIPVLSEKGLWEMKGDAMGGPYAMRRIRLRKTGDEIIIIGFVYAPEMKKKILIKQLEAAISTIK, from the coding sequence ATGGTTAGAGAATCTTTAAAGATCCTACTTGCCGGCTGTCTTTTGTTCCTTTTTCTGGCAAGTTGCAGCCCGGGAAGAGGAAGAAACAGAAAACTGCCCAAGAGCACAGGACAGCCTTACGAGGTGGTGCTCGAGGGAGATACCGACAGCATCGTTACGAAGATACTGACGGAAGAGGTGCCTGCCCTGCCCCAACCCGAACCGCTCTGCCGGCTCATCCAGGTTAAGAAGGGCAAGATCCACGGCAGCTACCTGCTCGTAAGAACTCGCATCGTAGTGAACATCCCGGCAGCGGAATTCTCAGTCAGGCTGAGCCGCAACGAGAATGCTTCACCGCAGACTGTCATCCGCATCTCTGCCCGCTCGCTGCAGCAACTCAGAGAGAAACTCAACCCCGAGAAACTGCGCCAGCTCGTAGATGAGACTGAACTGGAGCACCTCGCCTCCATCATCTCCACCAACCCGAGCAAGCAGAACCGCGAGATGCAGCAGCTGGTAAAGAAGAACTTCGGCATCAGCATGAACATCCCTGCCGAAATGCAGGCCAGCAAGAAGGCGAAGAACTTCATCTGGATTTCAAACAACGCCAGTTCGGGCATGAAGAACCTCATCCTCATGAAAGTGAAGAGGGAAGAACGAAGAGGGAAAGCCAATTCTGATGCTTTTCCTGCTCAAGAGAAACAGCAGATTGACAGCATGCTCCGCACAAACATGCCCGGCGAAACCGACAGCATGTACATGATAATCCCGGTCCTTTCTGAAAAAGGACTCTGGGAGATGAAGGGCGATGCCATGGGAGGCCCCTACGCGATGAGGCGCATCCGCCTGAGAAAAACGGGGGATGAAATCATCATCATCGGCTTCGTCTATGCGCCCGAAATGAAAAAGAAAATATTAATCAAGCAGCTAGAAGCTGCGATTTCTACTATAAAATAA
- the rlmN gene encoding 23S rRNA (adenine(2503)-C(2))-methyltransferase RlmN translates to MNNEKKYLLGLTLAELKQVAKDLGMPAFTGGQMAKWLYEQHVKSIDEMTNISKANRAKLAAEYEIGCFGYSDAQHSVDGTIKYLFPTRSGKFVETVYIPDKDRATLCVSSQVGCKMNCLFCQTGKQGFEGSLPAGDILNQVYSLPEVDKLTNIVFMGQGEPMDNLDNVLRATEILTADYGWAWSPKRITVSSVGVKNKLKRFLEESDCHVAISMHDPIPSERAELMPAERGMGIEQVVELLRNYDFSHQRRLSFEYIVFKGVNDSMQHAKAIIKLVKGLDCRFNLIRFHQIPDIPLQGVDDEKMEQFRDYLTQHGVFTTIRASRGQDIYAACGLLSTSKKIGEIREHEDEEKMNK, encoded by the coding sequence ATGAATAATGAAAAAAAATATCTTTTGGGCCTTACACTTGCCGAATTGAAGCAGGTGGCAAAGGACTTAGGCATGCCCGCCTTCACCGGTGGGCAGATGGCGAAGTGGCTCTATGAGCAGCATGTGAAGAGCATTGATGAGATGACCAACATCTCTAAGGCGAACCGTGCCAAACTCGCTGCCGAATACGAAATAGGATGCTTCGGATATTCCGATGCGCAACATTCGGTGGATGGTACCATCAAGTACCTCTTCCCTACCCGAAGCGGCAAATTTGTCGAGACGGTTTACATCCCAGACAAAGACCGCGCCACACTGTGCGTTTCTTCGCAGGTGGGATGCAAGATGAACTGCCTGTTCTGCCAGACCGGCAAGCAGGGGTTTGAGGGCAGCTTGCCTGCAGGCGACATTCTGAACCAGGTTTACTCGCTGCCGGAGGTGGACAAGCTTACCAACATCGTGTTCATGGGTCAGGGCGAGCCGATGGATAATCTCGACAATGTGCTGCGCGCCACAGAGATTCTCACCGCCGACTACGGCTGGGCATGGAGCCCGAAGCGCATCACGGTAAGTTCGGTGGGCGTGAAGAACAAGCTGAAGCGGTTCCTGGAAGAGAGCGACTGCCATGTGGCCATCAGCATGCACGACCCTATCCCTTCTGAGCGCGCTGAACTGATGCCTGCCGAAAGGGGCATGGGCATTGAGCAGGTAGTAGAACTGCTGAGGAACTATGATTTCTCTCATCAACGCCGCCTGAGTTTCGAATACATCGTCTTTAAGGGCGTAAACGACAGTATGCAGCATGCCAAGGCCATCATCAAACTGGTGAAGGGACTTGACTGCCGCTTCAACCTGATCCGTTTCCACCAAATTCCAGACATTCCTCTGCAAGGTGTGGATGATGAGAAGATGGAGCAGTTCCGTGATTACCTCACCCAGCATGGTGTCTTCACCACCATCCGTGCCAGCCGCGGCCAGGACATCTACGCCGCCTGCGGTCTGCTCAGCACCTCGAAGAAAATCGGAGAAATCCGTGAGCACGAGGATGAAGAGAAGATGAATAAGTAA
- a CDS encoding DUF4922 domain-containing protein, with protein sequence MREKIDLFLPCEYIDDAQKALSVLHEYKTVQHIHFLVSADFAAHHQVPEGCTFVITDRLESSNTIVSIAENTDADYVMICTRHTTIGWGNNTLERFLRVADDTDAVMVYADHYKMVEGKMEKHPVIDYQSGSLRDDFDFGSLWCIKAQALADYIAQPDREEYQFAALYDLRLYLSRVGEIFHLNEFLYSEAELDTRKSGEKQFDYVNPRNREVQIEMEKACTQHLGKVGALIDTTFYRQPDFGEQEFEYEASVIIPVFNREKTVADAVKSALGQKANFKFNVIVVNNHSTDRTGEILDELKADNLIQIVPERTDLGIGGCWNEAINSSFCGKFAVQLDSDDLYSSPKTLQKIVDAFYKQKAAMIIGSYRMCDFDLNTLPPGLIDHKEWTDENGCNNALRINGLGAPRAFFTPLVRQIQFPNTSYGEDYALGLAFSRRYRIGRIYDELYLCRRWGGNSDAALSVEKVNANNLYKDRLRTMELKARQHLLQGKADIMEDSSISRFFNRQLEVWTDARHRFRDLKHVETRQFSDQLKLQWNPARIVSTGAKIDKKTLGERPCFLCDKNRPKEQMSKQIDEKFHLLVNPFPILPVHFTIPARKHQPQLIYKNYGEMHRFISLHSDLMVFYNGPKCGASAPDHLHFQAGTNGILPLQTNWQRLSRNLTDIISLNDEEKISVVRDFIVPAFVIISKSAESDEALFRRLYKAMPQRGDETEPMMNIISWRKGEEFISVVIPREKHRPEAYFAEGDAQFVVSPGALDMSGLIITPREEDFRKLTEEKALSLLQECGVSEEKMNAIIAKLKASKDAEDAAEASSTLYNKGKQPDVTVGIVSAQKIHFSLNKPYLAKGEKVLGEQVVEFSEGGVLWNGNQYSQLTFHPQSADASFSLSDVTIGVNFHWERKETQTFLGTLRFVVESDKIVAINELPVEKYLESVISSEMSATSSLELLKAHAVISRSWLLAQMKKRREVAESGNNFFSFTKKEDTLIRWYDREDHTLFDVCADDHCQRYQGITKETSPHVAEAIRQTKGQILMDGEEICDARFSKCCGGITEEFQYCWENTPKTYLTAVRDIALGVEHTLPNLTNEEEAEKWIRFNPPAFCNTQDKKILSEVLNDYDQETVNFYRWKETLSQEKLQQLIADKLKMDLGAILDMKAVERGKSGRISKLQIIGTEKTFTIGKELEIRRTLSDSHLLSSAFVVDKYDKDEQGVPQRFELIGAGWGHGVGLCQIGAAVMGEQGYHYDAILLHYYQGAEIKKLYK encoded by the coding sequence ATGAGAGAAAAAATAGACCTTTTCTTGCCTTGCGAATACATCGACGATGCGCAGAAAGCCTTGTCGGTGCTTCATGAGTACAAGACTGTACAGCATATCCACTTCCTGGTGAGTGCTGATTTTGCTGCTCATCATCAGGTGCCCGAAGGATGTACGTTTGTCATCACCGACCGCCTGGAAAGCAGTAACACTATTGTCAGCATCGCTGAAAATACAGATGCCGACTACGTGATGATCTGTACCCGCCACACCACCATAGGCTGGGGAAACAACACGCTGGAGCGATTCCTCAGAGTGGCAGATGATACGGATGCCGTCATGGTTTACGCCGACCACTACAAGATGGTGGAAGGCAAAATGGAGAAACATCCGGTGATTGACTACCAGTCAGGTTCTTTGCGAGATGACTTCGACTTTGGAAGCCTCTGGTGCATCAAGGCACAGGCGCTGGCCGACTACATCGCCCAACCCGACCGCGAAGAGTATCAGTTTGCCGCCCTCTACGACCTCCGTCTCTATCTGAGCCGCGTGGGCGAAATCTTTCATCTCAACGAATTCCTCTATTCAGAAGCCGAACTCGACACCCGTAAGAGCGGCGAGAAGCAGTTTGACTATGTAAACCCGCGCAACCGCGAGGTTCAGATTGAGATGGAAAAGGCATGCACCCAGCATCTGGGCAAGGTGGGCGCCCTGATAGACACCACCTTCTACCGCCAGCCCGACTTCGGTGAGCAGGAGTTTGAATACGAGGCATCTGTCATCATCCCCGTCTTCAACCGCGAAAAGACGGTGGCTGATGCCGTGAAGAGTGCGCTGGGACAGAAGGCCAACTTCAAGTTTAACGTCATCGTGGTAAACAACCATTCTACCGACCGCACCGGCGAAATACTGGATGAACTTAAAGCCGACAACCTGATACAGATTGTGCCGGAGAGAACTGACCTGGGAATAGGCGGATGCTGGAACGAAGCCATCAACAGCAGTTTCTGCGGAAAGTTTGCCGTACAGCTTGACAGCGATGACCTCTATTCTTCACCAAAGACACTCCAGAAGATAGTAGATGCCTTCTACAAGCAGAAGGCAGCCATGATTATCGGCTCGTACCGCATGTGCGACTTCGACCTCAATACCCTGCCACCGGGACTGATAGACCACAAGGAGTGGACCGATGAAAACGGATGCAACAATGCGCTGCGTATCAACGGATTGGGTGCTCCGCGCGCCTTCTTCACTCCGCTGGTCAGACAGATCCAGTTTCCTAACACCTCGTATGGTGAGGATTATGCGCTCGGCTTGGCATTTTCGCGCCGTTACCGCATCGGCAGAATCTACGACGAACTCTACCTCTGCCGCCGCTGGGGAGGTAACAGCGATGCAGCCCTTAGCGTAGAGAAGGTGAACGCCAACAACCTGTATAAGGACCGCCTGCGCACCATGGAACTGAAGGCACGTCAGCACCTGCTGCAGGGCAAGGCCGACATTATGGAAGACAGCAGCATCTCGCGTTTCTTCAACCGTCAGCTGGAGGTTTGGACCGATGCGCGCCACCGCTTCCGCGACCTCAAGCATGTAGAAACTCGTCAGTTCTCCGACCAGCTGAAACTGCAGTGGAACCCAGCCCGCATCGTAAGTACGGGCGCCAAGATAGATAAGAAAACCCTGGGCGAGCGCCCTTGTTTCCTTTGCGACAAAAACCGTCCTAAGGAACAGATGTCGAAGCAGATAGACGAGAAATTCCATCTTCTAGTGAATCCGTTCCCGATTCTGCCAGTCCACTTCACCATTCCGGCACGCAAGCATCAGCCTCAGCTCATCTACAAGAACTACGGCGAGATGCACCGCTTCATCAGTCTGCACAGCGACCTGATGGTGTTCTACAACGGTCCGAAGTGTGGTGCATCGGCTCCAGACCATCTTCATTTCCAGGCAGGAACCAACGGCATCCTTCCTCTTCAGACCAACTGGCAGCGTCTCTCCCGCAACCTGACCGACATCATCTCTCTCAATGATGAGGAGAAAATCTCTGTGGTTCGCGACTTCATCGTTCCCGCCTTCGTCATCATCTCGAAGAGTGCTGAGAGCGATGAGGCCCTCTTCCGCCGTCTCTACAAGGCAATGCCTCAGCGTGGCGACGAAACCGAACCGATGATGAATATCATCTCCTGGCGCAAGGGCGAGGAATTCATCAGCGTGGTCATTCCGAGAGAAAAGCACCGTCCGGAAGCCTATTTTGCCGAAGGCGACGCCCAGTTTGTGGTTTCGCCGGGAGCACTGGATATGAGCGGACTCATCATCACCCCTCGTGAGGAAGATTTCCGAAAGCTGACCGAGGAGAAAGCTCTCTCGCTGCTGCAGGAATGTGGCGTTTCGGAAGAAAAGATGAACGCCATCATCGCCAAACTGAAGGCATCTAAGGATGCCGAGGATGCAGCCGAAGCCTCTTCCACCTTATATAATAAAGGTAAGCAGCCCGACGTAACGGTGGGCATCGTGAGTGCGCAGAAGATTCATTTCTCGCTCAACAAACCTTATCTTGCCAAGGGCGAAAAGGTGCTGGGCGAACAGGTGGTAGAATTCTCAGAGGGCGGTGTGCTCTGGAACGGCAACCAGTACAGCCAGCTTACCTTCCATCCGCAGAGTGCCGACGCCTCGTTTTCGCTGAGCGACGTAACCATCGGTGTCAACTTCCACTGGGAGCGCAAGGAAACCCAAACCTTTCTGGGCACGCTCCGCTTTGTGGTAGAATCGGATAAGATTGTGGCAATCAATGAGTTGCCTGTAGAGAAATATCTGGAGAGCGTCATCAGCAGTGAGATGAGTGCCACTTCGAGTCTCGAACTCCTGAAGGCGCACGCCGTCATCTCCCGTTCATGGCTCCTGGCACAGATGAAGAAGCGCCGAGAGGTGGCTGAGAGCGGCAACAACTTCTTCTCCTTCACCAAGAAGGAAGATACGCTCATCCGCTGGTACGACCGCGAAGACCACACCCTCTTTGATGTATGTGCCGACGACCACTGCCAGCGCTACCAGGGTATCACCAAGGAAACATCGCCCCATGTAGCTGAAGCCATCCGCCAGACTAAGGGACAGATTCTGATGGACGGCGAAGAAATCTGCGATGCAAGATTCTCGAAATGCTGCGGCGGAATAACCGAGGAATTCCAGTATTGCTGGGAGAACACGCCGAAGACTTATCTCACGGCGGTTCGCGACATCGCCCTGGGCGTGGAACATACACTGCCTAATCTGACCAATGAGGAAGAGGCTGAGAAATGGATCCGCTTTAATCCGCCAGCTTTCTGCAACACGCAGGACAAGAAAATCCTGTCAGAAGTGCTCAACGACTATGATCAGGAAACCGTCAATTTCTACCGCTGGAAGGAAACGCTCAGCCAGGAGAAGTTGCAGCAGCTCATCGCCGACAAACTGAAGATGGACCTGGGTGCCATCCTTGACATGAAGGCCGTGGAGCGCGGAAAGAGTGGAAGAATCAGCAAACTCCAGATCATCGGAACCGAGAAGACCTTTACCATCGGTAAGGAACTCGAAATCCGCCGTACGCTGAGCGACAGTCATCTGCTGAGTTCAGCCTTCGTGGTGGATAAATATGATAAGGATGAACAGGGAGTGCCTCAGCGTTTTGAACTCATCGGAGCCGGTTGGGGGCACGGAGTAGGCCTCTGCCAGATTGGTGCTGCCGTGATGGGCGAGCAGGGTTATCATTATGATGCCATCCTGTTGCACTACTATCAGGGTGCTGAAATCAAGAAACTTTATAAATAG